Proteins encoded within one genomic window of Streptomyces sp. NBC_00523:
- a CDS encoding carbohydrate ABC transporter permease → MSVTTTVSRTSPAPEPTPPTGRRGAPQKWGSPVVYFVALLFVGVCVAPVLYIVLGGFRSNSQITTDPAGLPHPWVIGNYTGILTSNVFWGEFANSLIVAIASTVGIVATGMMVSFVIARYDFKLKGAMYSLFAAGLMFPLVIAITPLYLVIKDLGLVDSLLGVIIPQIAFGLPTTVIILVPFLRAIPNEIEEAAAIDGLGRLGFFFRMVLPLSLPGVVTVGILGFVGSWNNYILPLYILNTQANYTLPLGVQVFTSQYSTDTAKVLAFTSLAMLPALVFFSIFERRIVGGLTGAVKG, encoded by the coding sequence ATGAGCGTGACGACCACCGTTTCCCGGACGTCCCCCGCGCCGGAGCCGACGCCACCCACCGGCCGCCGCGGCGCTCCGCAGAAGTGGGGCAGCCCGGTCGTCTACTTCGTCGCGCTGCTCTTCGTCGGTGTGTGCGTCGCACCGGTTCTCTACATCGTGCTCGGCGGATTCCGCTCCAACTCGCAGATCACCACGGATCCGGCCGGCCTGCCGCACCCTTGGGTGATCGGCAACTACACCGGCATCCTCACGTCGAACGTCTTCTGGGGCGAGTTCGCCAACTCCCTCATCGTCGCGATCGCCAGCACCGTCGGCATCGTCGCCACGGGGATGATGGTGAGCTTCGTCATCGCACGCTACGACTTCAAACTCAAGGGGGCGATGTACTCCCTGTTCGCCGCCGGGTTGATGTTCCCCCTGGTCATCGCGATCACTCCGCTGTACCTGGTCATCAAGGACCTCGGACTCGTCGACAGCCTGCTCGGCGTGATCATCCCGCAGATCGCCTTCGGCCTGCCGACCACCGTCATCATCCTCGTACCGTTCCTCAGGGCCATCCCGAACGAGATCGAGGAGGCCGCCGCGATCGACGGGCTGGGCCGGCTCGGCTTCTTCTTCCGCATGGTGCTGCCGCTGTCACTGCCCGGCGTGGTGACCGTCGGCATCCTCGGATTCGTCGGCAGCTGGAACAACTACATCCTGCCGCTGTACATCCTCAACACGCAGGCGAACTACACCCTGCCGCTCGGCGTCCAGGTCTTCACCTCCCAGTACTCCACGGACACCGCGAAGGTCCTCGCCTTCACCTCACTCGCCATGCTGCCCGCACTGGTCTTCTTCTCGATATTCGAGAGGCGCATCGTCGGTGGCCTCACCGGCGCCGTGAAGGGCTGA
- a CDS encoding carbohydrate ABC transporter permease, translating to MSDTLGADPAHGRQSQGMQGARGVAKSATPAPPRAAAHRRGRARMRLEIAVLSAPAIIMFLAFVIFPIVLAAYYGFYRWKGYGDPTDWVGLSNYKLILTDPAFHDVLWHNGLLLVLSLVVQGPIAIALALLLNQKIRGRSAIRVLIFVPYIVSEIIVGIGWGLILQSDGAANGLLERIGLGSLAADWIADPDLAIWTLVAIITWKYIGFAVILMLAGLQSIPEEIFEAAQIDGATYWQIQRRITLPLLGPTIRIWAFLSIIGSLQLFDLVYIIWGPYVAGTTGTSTMAIYMLAQGRNAGNYGYGSAVAVVMFVISLVVALIYQRFVLRRDLRGAVTEGTV from the coding sequence ATGAGCGACACCCTGGGCGCTGACCCGGCCCACGGCCGCCAGTCGCAGGGCATGCAGGGGGCCAGGGGTGTGGCGAAGTCCGCAACCCCGGCTCCGCCGCGAGCGGCTGCCCACCGCCGAGGCCGTGCCAGGATGCGACTGGAGATCGCGGTCCTGTCCGCGCCGGCGATCATCATGTTCCTGGCGTTCGTGATCTTCCCGATCGTGCTCGCCGCGTACTACGGGTTCTACCGGTGGAAGGGCTACGGAGATCCCACCGACTGGGTCGGCCTGAGCAACTACAAGCTGATCCTGACCGACCCCGCGTTCCACGACGTCCTGTGGCACAACGGGCTGCTCCTCGTGCTGTCACTGGTCGTCCAGGGCCCGATAGCGATCGCCCTCGCCCTGCTGCTCAACCAGAAGATCCGCGGCCGCTCGGCGATCCGCGTCCTGATCTTCGTGCCCTACATCGTGTCCGAGATCATCGTCGGCATCGGCTGGGGCTTGATACTGCAGAGCGACGGCGCCGCCAACGGACTGCTGGAAAGGATCGGCCTGGGATCCCTGGCAGCCGACTGGATCGCCGACCCGGACCTGGCCATCTGGACCCTGGTCGCCATCATCACGTGGAAGTACATCGGCTTCGCGGTGATCCTCATGCTCGCCGGCCTCCAGTCGATCCCCGAAGAGATCTTCGAGGCCGCGCAGATCGACGGTGCCACCTACTGGCAGATCCAGCGCCGCATCACGCTGCCGCTGCTGGGGCCGACGATCCGCATCTGGGCCTTCCTGTCGATCATCGGCTCACTGCAGTTGTTCGACCTCGTCTACATCATCTGGGGCCCGTACGTCGCGGGCACGACCGGCACGTCGACGATGGCGATCTACATGCTCGCCCAGGGACGCAACGCGGGCAACTACGGCTACGGCAGCGCCGTCGCGGTGGTCATGTTCGTCATCTCGCTCGTCGTCGCCCTGATCTACCAGCGCTTCGTCCTGCGCCGCGACCTCCGGGGCGCCGTCACGGAAGGGACCGTGTGA
- a CDS encoding ABC transporter substrate-binding protein, with the protein MTRRIRSTTGAAIGLCVALAAAGCAGGGDDGSGTSDGHATVTVWTNAMEGRGAKYWKDAAKAYQALHKDVTVKIQSVQNEDLDGKLQNALNSNSAPSIFLQRGGGKMQAMVDAGQIRALDLTDTDRANVGEAALQGVSIDGKVYAMPLDTQPEGIYYSKDLFKKAGITAPPTTMDELTDAVAKLKTVKVAPIAVGAKDAWPAAHWYYNFVLRECSQETMQEAAKSLTFDDPCWNKAGEDLAGLLGHTPFQKGFLTATSQQGAGSSAGMLANRKAAMELMGNWDPGVIADLTPDKKQLPDLGWFPFPAVPGGKGDPTAIMGGAGGYSLAKNAPKAAADFLRFVVTKEQQEAYGKAFDTIPVNKAAQGVVTETYNISALQAFNKAAYSMQFLDTVYGQNVGNAMNIAVVNLMAGKGTAGDIVKDVKAAAEKG; encoded by the coding sequence ATGACGAGGAGAATCCGCAGCACGACCGGTGCCGCGATCGGCTTGTGCGTCGCACTCGCCGCTGCCGGCTGCGCGGGCGGCGGCGACGACGGCAGCGGTACGTCCGACGGGCACGCCACGGTGACCGTCTGGACGAATGCCATGGAAGGCCGGGGCGCCAAGTACTGGAAGGACGCCGCGAAGGCGTACCAGGCCCTGCACAAGGACGTGACGGTCAAGATCCAGTCGGTCCAGAACGAGGACCTCGACGGCAAGCTGCAGAACGCGCTCAACTCGAACTCGGCGCCGAGCATCTTCCTCCAGCGCGGCGGCGGCAAGATGCAGGCCATGGTCGACGCCGGGCAGATCCGGGCACTGGACCTGACCGACACCGACCGGGCGAACGTGGGCGAGGCGGCCCTGCAAGGTGTTTCGATCGACGGCAAGGTCTACGCGATGCCGCTCGACACCCAGCCCGAAGGCATCTACTACAGCAAGGACCTGTTCAAGAAGGCCGGCATCACCGCGCCACCCACGACGATGGACGAGCTCACGGACGCCGTCGCCAAGCTGAAGACGGTCAAGGTCGCGCCGATCGCCGTCGGCGCCAAGGACGCCTGGCCGGCCGCGCACTGGTACTACAACTTCGTTCTGCGTGAGTGCAGCCAGGAGACCATGCAGGAGGCCGCCAAGTCGCTCACGTTCGACGACCCGTGCTGGAACAAGGCCGGCGAGGACCTGGCAGGTCTGCTGGGGCACACCCCCTTCCAGAAGGGCTTCCTGACGGCGACGTCGCAGCAGGGAGCCGGATCGTCCGCCGGCATGCTCGCCAACCGCAAGGCGGCCATGGAGCTCATGGGCAACTGGGACCCCGGTGTGATCGCGGACCTGACGCCCGACAAGAAGCAGCTCCCCGACCTGGGATGGTTCCCCTTCCCCGCGGTGCCCGGCGGGAAGGGCGACCCGACCGCCATCATGGGCGGCGCCGGGGGCTACTCCCTCGCCAAGAACGCGCCGAAGGCGGCAGCGGACTTCCTCCGGTTCGTCGTGACCAAGGAGCAGCAGGAAGCGTACGGGAAGGCATTCGACACCATTCCGGTGAACAAGGCCGCCCAGGGGGTCGTCACCGAGACGTACAACATCTCGGCGCTGCAGGCGTTCAACAAGGCGGCGTACTCCATGCAGTTCCTCGACACCGTGTACGGCCAGAACGTCGGCAACGCCATGAACATCGCCGTCGTGAACCTGATGGCCGGCAAGGGCACGGCCGGCGACATCGTGAAGGACGTCAAAGCCGCCGCCGAGAAGGGCTGA
- a CDS encoding GH39 family glycosyl hydrolase — protein MRIVVPRQPTARLSDAWRHCVGTGRLDLALRRDYQESLALVQRDIGFRYIRGHGLLSDGMGIHHPYHHAGERRVRHAFTYVDQVVDAYLEMGIAPFLELGFMPSGLASGDDTVFWWKGNITPPRDEREWADLVRAVMGHLIDRYGADQVRRWPVEVWNEPNLAPFWASDQDGYHRLYEVTSLAVKEVDAGLQVGGPSLAPGYQDEWIQRFAEFVEARDLPIDFVSRHAYSSGPVQPVPFGAHQTLMPASALLEQFEAPRRQLAGTRLAELPLHITEFNSSYRPDNPIHDTAFHAAYLAPVLVNGGDLADSFSYWTFSDVFEEVGIPTAAFHGGFGLLTHRQIKKPTYHLYTFMAEMGEQILARGEDHLVTRHDDGRITVLAWAPADPAGGDPVNGRSLRLSLPVGAPDARGSAYLRRRSVSEEAGNPWTAWCEMGRPLAPGRRQIDALREAAEPARSHGNVPVVGGRADVHLVLSRHEVTLVELTPVADETPDWWSDDRLFGLGDEGADAFAAQD, from the coding sequence ATGCGGATCGTCGTCCCCCGACAGCCGACAGCCCGACTCTCCGATGCCTGGCGTCATTGCGTCGGCACCGGCCGCCTCGATCTCGCGCTACGGCGCGACTACCAGGAATCGCTCGCCCTCGTTCAGCGCGACATCGGTTTCCGGTACATCCGGGGGCACGGCCTCCTCAGCGACGGGATGGGCATCCACCACCCCTACCACCACGCCGGCGAGCGCCGCGTACGTCACGCCTTCACGTACGTCGACCAAGTGGTCGACGCCTACCTGGAGATGGGCATCGCACCCTTCCTCGAACTGGGGTTCATGCCCTCGGGGCTGGCCTCCGGCGACGACACCGTGTTCTGGTGGAAGGGCAACATCACTCCTCCGCGTGACGAGAGGGAGTGGGCGGACCTCGTCCGGGCCGTCATGGGGCACCTGATCGACCGCTACGGCGCCGACCAGGTGCGCCGGTGGCCGGTCGAGGTGTGGAACGAGCCGAACCTGGCTCCGTTCTGGGCCTCCGACCAGGACGGCTATCACCGCCTGTACGAGGTGACCTCGCTGGCCGTCAAGGAGGTCGACGCCGGGCTCCAGGTCGGCGGTCCGTCGCTGGCGCCGGGCTACCAGGACGAGTGGATCCAGCGCTTCGCGGAGTTCGTGGAGGCTCGCGACCTGCCCATCGATTTCGTCAGCCGCCACGCCTACTCGTCCGGCCCCGTCCAGCCCGTACCGTTCGGCGCTCACCAGACCCTCATGCCGGCCTCGGCCCTGCTGGAGCAGTTCGAGGCCCCGCGACGGCAGCTGGCGGGCACCCGGCTCGCGGAACTCCCCTTGCACATCACGGAGTTCAACTCCTCGTACCGGCCGGACAACCCGATCCACGACACCGCGTTCCATGCGGCGTACCTGGCCCCGGTACTCGTGAACGGAGGGGACCTCGCGGACTCCTTCTCGTACTGGACCTTCAGTGACGTCTTCGAAGAGGTGGGCATACCCACGGCGGCGTTCCACGGCGGATTCGGCCTCCTGACGCACCGCCAGATCAAGAAGCCCACCTACCACTTGTACACATTCATGGCGGAGATGGGGGAGCAGATCCTTGCCCGGGGTGAGGACCACCTGGTGACACGGCACGACGACGGCCGGATCACCGTGCTGGCCTGGGCACCGGCCGACCCGGCGGGCGGCGATCCCGTGAACGGGCGCTCCCTCCGGCTGTCCCTGCCCGTCGGAGCCCCGGACGCGCGGGGCTCCGCCTATCTCCGTCGCCGCTCCGTGAGTGAGGAGGCGGGCAACCCCTGGACCGCCTGGTGCGAGATGGGCCGGCCGCTCGCGCCCGGCCGCCGTCAGATCGACGCCTTGCGCGAGGCGGCCGAACCGGCCCGCTCGCACGGGAACGTTCCCGTGGTCGGCGGGCGTGCCGACGTGCACCTCGTCCTGAGCCGGCACGAGGTGACGCTCGTGGAGCTCACCCCGGTCGCCGACGAGACGCCCGACTGGTGGAGCGACGACCGCCTGTTCGGGCTCGGCGACGAGGGGGCCGACGCCTTCGCGGCCCAGGACTGA
- a CDS encoding fructosamine kinase family protein, whose translation MPKATVSLWDRLLAAGLTDVIAVEPTTGGFAATGGLARRADGTSVFAKAFAESPSDDVFAAEAEGLTVLREVGGITTPEVVFADRDVLVLSALHPRPATESFWEQLAHVLAHLHTATRHPRFGWHRDNWLGRRRQVNAWADDGFEFFARYRLLRWLGERRVEEALDAGDRAALERLCDRLPDLLPPAPACLTHGDLWTMNVMATAEGRPALIDPAVSYLWAEVDLAHLWTTSPPPESHVFFEVYAELTGLDRDWRARMPILQLRQHLAVIAQFDADWGAADLVRATLAPFRRS comes from the coding sequence GTGCCGAAGGCGACCGTCTCCCTGTGGGATCGCCTCCTCGCGGCGGGCCTGACCGATGTCATCGCGGTCGAGCCGACCACCGGAGGTTTCGCCGCGACCGGCGGACTGGCCCGCCGCGCCGACGGCACGTCGGTGTTCGCCAAGGCGTTCGCCGAGTCACCGTCTGACGACGTCTTCGCCGCGGAAGCCGAAGGGCTGACCGTATTGCGCGAGGTGGGAGGCATCACCACACCCGAGGTCGTTTTCGCCGACCGCGACGTACTCGTACTGTCCGCGCTGCACCCCCGGCCGGCGACCGAGTCGTTCTGGGAGCAGCTCGCGCATGTCCTGGCCCACCTGCACACCGCCACGCGGCATCCCCGATTCGGATGGCACCGTGACAACTGGCTGGGGCGTCGTCGTCAGGTCAACGCCTGGGCCGACGACGGATTCGAGTTCTTCGCCCGGTACCGTCTGCTGCGCTGGCTCGGCGAACGACGTGTCGAGGAAGCGCTCGACGCCGGGGACCGGGCGGCGCTGGAGCGATTGTGCGACCGGCTGCCGGATCTGCTGCCGCCCGCGCCCGCGTGTCTGACGCATGGCGATCTGTGGACGATGAACGTCATGGCCACCGCCGAAGGGCGGCCCGCGCTGATCGATCCGGCCGTGTCCTACCTGTGGGCGGAGGTCGACCTGGCTCACCTGTGGACGACATCGCCTCCGCCCGAGTCGCACGTGTTCTTCGAGGTCTACGCGGAGCTGACCGGCCTCGACCGGGACTGGCGCGCACGCATGCCGATCCTCCAGTTGCGCCAGCACCTGGCCGTCATCGCCCAGTTCGACGCGGACTGGGGAGCCGCGGACCTCGTACGTGCCACACTCGCCCCGTTCCGCCGGTCCTGA
- a CDS encoding alpha/beta hydrolase, which yields MTDLPPPITPYLEPAAKDLCEATDPHPRIYEVPPEKGRDILLGLQSDASVPRPDVDEEWVDVDAGEWGTVRVRIIRAAGSTGPLPVVFYIHGAGWVFGDEKTHDRLFRELTVGAGAAGVFPVYDRAPEAQYPTQVEQNYAVGRWVLEHGADHGLDTSRIAVTGESVGGCMSTVFALMNKERGGIDLKAQALLYPVTDAGFDTPSYHQFAEGYYLTLDGMKWFWDAYTTDPAQRAEHHASPLRASLDQLKGLPRTLVITDEADVLRDEGEQYANRLREAGVDVTSVRVAGMVHDFLLLDSLRDTRAANVARKLAVDFLRAALHDD from the coding sequence ATGACTGATCTTCCTCCTCCGATCACCCCCTATCTGGAACCGGCCGCGAAGGATCTGTGCGAGGCGACGGATCCGCATCCGCGGATCTACGAGGTCCCTCCGGAGAAGGGCCGGGACATCCTGCTCGGCCTGCAGAGCGACGCGTCCGTCCCCCGTCCCGACGTGGACGAGGAATGGGTCGACGTGGACGCGGGCGAGTGGGGCACGGTACGTGTCCGCATCATCCGGGCCGCCGGGTCCACCGGGCCGCTGCCGGTGGTGTTCTACATCCACGGCGCCGGATGGGTCTTCGGGGACGAGAAGACCCACGACCGCCTCTTCCGCGAGCTCACGGTCGGCGCCGGGGCGGCCGGTGTCTTCCCGGTCTACGACCGCGCGCCCGAGGCGCAGTACCCGACCCAGGTCGAGCAGAACTACGCCGTGGGGCGGTGGGTCCTGGAGCACGGCGCCGACCACGGCCTGGACACCTCGCGGATCGCCGTCACCGGCGAGTCGGTCGGCGGTTGCATGTCCACGGTGTTCGCGCTGATGAACAAGGAGCGCGGCGGGATCGACCTCAAGGCGCAGGCGCTGCTCTACCCGGTGACCGACGCGGGCTTCGACACCCCCTCGTACCACCAGTTCGCCGAGGGCTACTACCTCACCCTCGACGGCATGAAGTGGTTCTGGGACGCCTACACCACCGACCCCGCCCAGCGCGCCGAGCACCACGCCTCGCCGCTCCGGGCCTCCCTGGACCAGCTCAAGGGCCTGCCCAGGACGCTCGTCATCACCGATGAGGCCGATGTCCTGCGCGACGAGGGCGAGCAGTACGCCAACAGGCTGCGCGAGGCCGGTGTGGACGTGACCTCCGTCCGGGTGGCGGGCATGGTCCACGACTTCCTGCTCCTGGACAGCCTGCGCGACACCCGCGCGGCCAACGTCGCCCGCAAGCTCGCCGTGGACTTCCTCCGCGCGGCGCTGCACGACGACTGA
- a CDS encoding alpha-galactosidase: protein MPIHLTAAGVSLVADETDGRVLHWGRGLSEATARSLGDAVAGTSLLPLNAQVHQGRPGLIGHRAGTAWSPSFTHGRTVRADGARLTVHAEDPHSRLAWRAELELTASGLLRMRHGLRNTGTDAYQLDELTPVLPIPSRAVEVMDFTGRWAKERQPQRHPLSHGTHLRESRRGRPGHDSPYLLSAGTPGFGWDDGEVWSVHLAWSGNQRSYAERMPSNGCVIGTGELLLPGECALAPGEEYVTPWLCAAYSATGLNGITPRFHDWLRARAHHPDPEARPRPVVLNNWEATYFDHDPRRLMPLVERAAEVGVERFVLDDGWFLGRRDDTAGLGDWYVDPDVWPDGLDPLIRHVRAHGMEFGLWCEPEMVSPDSRLLREHPEWALHAADRLPPDWRNQQVLDLCRPEAYAYLLERFDALLSAYDIAYLKWDHNRDLVEPGHEGRAAVRAQTSAAYRLLAELRGRHPGVEIESCASGGGRVDLGILEHTDRVWTSDCNDALERQEIQRGTNLLLPLELTGAHVGPTTCHSTGRTHTLAFRAATALFGHFGIEWDITTATDAERAELAGWVTEYKRHRTLLHTGRLYRHDSPDDDAASLTAVVAPDGSEALLSYVQLTATRAEIPSRARFTGLDPEGVYRLTPVGPRAPAPGGLSRAPGWYAEHAEFTGEFLAYIGLELPLLHPESALVLHAVRAH, encoded by the coding sequence ATGCCCATTCACCTGACCGCCGCAGGCGTCAGCCTGGTTGCCGACGAGACGGACGGGCGCGTCCTGCACTGGGGGAGAGGGCTCTCCGAGGCCACCGCCCGGAGCCTGGGTGACGCGGTCGCCGGGACCTCGCTCCTCCCGCTGAACGCCCAGGTCCATCAGGGCCGCCCCGGCCTCATCGGCCACCGGGCGGGCACGGCTTGGTCGCCCTCGTTCACCCACGGCCGTACCGTTCGCGCCGACGGTGCCCGGCTCACCGTTCACGCCGAGGACCCGCACAGTCGGCTGGCGTGGCGGGCGGAGCTGGAGCTGACGGCTTCGGGGCTGCTGCGGATGCGGCACGGGCTGCGCAACACCGGGACCGACGCGTACCAGTTGGACGAGCTGACACCGGTGCTGCCGATTCCCTCGCGGGCGGTCGAGGTCATGGACTTCACCGGCCGGTGGGCCAAGGAACGCCAGCCCCAGCGCCACCCGCTGAGCCACGGCACCCATCTGCGGGAGAGCCGCAGGGGCCGTCCCGGTCACGACAGCCCGTATCTGCTGTCCGCCGGAACGCCCGGATTCGGCTGGGACGACGGCGAGGTCTGGTCGGTGCACCTCGCGTGGAGCGGAAACCAGCGCTCCTACGCGGAACGCATGCCGTCCAACGGCTGCGTGATCGGCACCGGAGAACTGCTCCTGCCCGGCGAGTGCGCCCTCGCACCCGGAGAGGAATACGTGACGCCCTGGCTCTGTGCCGCGTACTCCGCGACCGGACTCAACGGCATCACGCCCCGGTTCCACGACTGGCTGCGGGCCCGCGCCCACCACCCCGACCCGGAGGCGCGGCCGCGTCCCGTCGTCCTCAACAACTGGGAGGCCACCTATTTCGACCACGATCCGCGGCGCCTCATGCCGCTGGTCGAGCGCGCGGCGGAGGTGGGCGTCGAGCGCTTCGTCCTGGACGACGGCTGGTTCCTCGGCCGACGCGACGACACCGCGGGTCTGGGCGACTGGTACGTGGACCCGGACGTGTGGCCGGACGGGCTCGACCCGCTGATCCGTCATGTGCGGGCGCACGGCATGGAGTTCGGGCTGTGGTGCGAGCCGGAGATGGTGAGCCCCGACTCCCGGCTCCTGCGGGAGCACCCCGAGTGGGCGCTGCACGCCGCCGACCGGCTTCCGCCGGACTGGCGGAACCAGCAGGTGCTCGACCTGTGCCGGCCGGAGGCCTACGCCTATCTGCTGGAGCGGTTCGACGCGCTGCTCTCCGCCTACGACATCGCCTACCTCAAGTGGGACCACAACCGCGACCTGGTCGAGCCGGGCCACGAGGGCCGTGCCGCCGTCCGGGCCCAGACCAGCGCCGCGTACCGGCTCCTGGCCGAGCTGCGCGGGCGCCACCCCGGTGTGGAGATCGAGAGCTGCGCCTCGGGCGGCGGACGCGTGGACCTCGGCATCCTGGAACACACCGACCGCGTGTGGACCTCCGACTGCAACGACGCCCTGGAACGTCAGGAGATCCAGCGGGGCACCAACCTGCTGCTGCCCCTCGAACTGACCGGTGCCCACGTCGGACCGACCACCTGCCACAGCACCGGCCGTACGCACACCCTCGCCTTCCGCGCCGCGACCGCGCTGTTCGGGCACTTCGGCATCGAGTGGGACATCACCACCGCCACCGACGCCGAACGCGCCGAACTCGCCGGCTGGGTCACCGAGTACAAGCGCCACCGCACCCTGCTGCACACGGGCCGCCTGTACCGCCACGACAGCCCCGACGACGACGCCGCCTCGCTCACCGCCGTGGTGGCCCCCGACGGCAGCGAGGCGCTCCTGTCGTACGTCCAACTCACGGCGACCCGCGCGGAGATCCCGTCCCGGGCCCGCTTCACCGGCCTCGACCCGGAAGGTGTCTACCGGCTCACCCCGGTCGGCCCCCGGGCCCCCGCCCCCGGCGGACTGAGCCGAGCGCCCGGCTGGTACGCGGAACATGCCGAGTTCACCGGCGAGTTCCTCGCGTACATCGGCCTCGAACTGCCTCTCCTCCACCCCGAGTCGGCGCTCGTCCTGCACGCCGTCCGCGCCCACTGA
- the panD gene encoding aspartate 1-decarboxylase, protein MLRTMFKSKIHRATVTQADLHYVGSVTVDAELMEAADLLPGELVHIVDIDNGARLETYVIEGERGSGVIGINGAAAHLVHPGDLVILISYAQVEDAEARALVPRIVHVDADNRIVALGADASAPVPGSDTERSPHAVPAAR, encoded by the coding sequence ATGCTGCGCACCATGTTCAAGTCCAAGATCCACCGCGCCACCGTCACCCAGGCTGACCTGCACTACGTCGGTTCCGTCACGGTCGACGCCGAGCTCATGGAGGCGGCGGATCTGCTGCCCGGGGAGCTGGTGCACATCGTGGACATCGACAACGGGGCGCGGCTGGAGACGTACGTCATCGAGGGCGAGCGCGGTTCCGGGGTGATCGGGATCAACGGGGCCGCCGCCCATCTGGTGCACCCGGGTGATCTGGTCATCCTCATCAGCTACGCCCAGGTCGAGGATGCCGAGGCGCGTGCCCTGGTCCCGCGTATCGTGCACGTCGACGCGGACAACCGCATCGTCGCACTCGGTGCCGACGCCTCCGCGCCCGTGCCGGGCAGTGACACCGAGCGCAGCCCGCACGCGGTGCCCGCGGCGCGCTGA
- a CDS encoding GNAT family N-acetyltransferase: protein MAEQTGPEIRDDRAAGKLSAYEDGEAVGVIAYFVMDGEPAGLVAVHTVVGSGHEGKGIGASLVREFYAMAGREGVPVVPLCPYAAKWASRHPDEAPEAPEGLVERAKTQLASHPELY, encoded by the coding sequence ATGGCAGAGCAGACCGGGCCCGAGATCCGTGACGACCGGGCGGCCGGCAAGCTGTCCGCGTACGAGGACGGCGAGGCCGTCGGCGTGATCGCGTACTTCGTGATGGACGGTGAGCCCGCCGGGCTCGTCGCCGTCCACACGGTCGTCGGGTCCGGGCACGAGGGCAAGGGCATCGGCGCCTCCCTGGTCAGGGAGTTCTACGCCATGGCGGGGCGCGAGGGCGTCCCGGTCGTGCCGCTGTGCCCGTACGCCGCGAAGTGGGCCTCGCGCCATCCCGACGAGGCCCCCGAGGCGCCCGAAGGGCTGGTCGAGCGCGCGAAGACGCAGCTGGCCTCGCACCCCGAGCTGTACTGA
- a CDS encoding aspartate/glutamate racemase family protein produces MTLALLHTSPVHVPVFDALRDADHPGTALRHVVREELLTTAAALGPEAVADEVEAVVAELVAEGADAVLCTCSTIGAVAEAAGVAVGVPVLRVDRPMAAAAVRAGRVTVLAALTSTLEPTRALLTEEAAGAGLPGADVRTVLVDGAWDRFTAGDNDGFLDLVAASADEVRDADVIVLAQGSMAGAAERTTTAIPVLSSPRPGLAAAVAAARR; encoded by the coding sequence ATGACGCTCGCGCTGCTGCACACCTCACCCGTCCACGTCCCGGTCTTCGACGCCCTGCGCGACGCCGACCACCCGGGAACCGCCCTGCGCCACGTCGTACGGGAGGAGCTGCTGACCACGGCGGCGGCGCTGGGGCCCGAGGCGGTGGCCGACGAGGTGGAGGCGGTCGTCGCGGAGCTGGTGGCCGAAGGCGCGGACGCCGTGCTCTGCACCTGCTCGACCATCGGGGCCGTGGCGGAGGCGGCGGGGGTCGCGGTCGGCGTCCCTGTCCTGCGCGTCGACCGGCCCATGGCGGCGGCGGCCGTCCGGGCCGGCCGGGTCACCGTCCTCGCCGCCCTCACCTCCACCCTGGAGCCGACCCGCGCGCTGCTCACCGAGGAGGCGGCCGGTGCCGGGCTGCCGGGGGCCGACGTGCGCACCGTGCTGGTCGACGGTGCCTGGGACCGCTTCACGGCAGGGGACAACGACGGCTTCCTCGACCTGGTGGCGGCCTCGGCCGACGAGGTGCGCGACGCGGACGTCATCGTGCTCGCCCAGGGCTCCATGGCCGGCGCGGCCGAGCGTACGACCACCGCGATCCCGGTCCTGTCCAGCCCGCGCCCCGGCCTGGCCGCAGCCGTGGCGGCCGCGCGGCGGTGA
- a CDS encoding MarR family winged helix-turn-helix transcriptional regulator has product MSNAIEGATPGFLVWRLSMKWRVAIDRALTPLGLTHAQYSLVASLQGMEHAGLRPSQRALADHTGLEALYVSKLARALEAAGLVERTTDPSDSRAVRLSLTEEGRVTTERAVAVVRELVNGLLAPLGGLGGQGTEAFTEALTALLDVPVPPATASREESS; this is encoded by the coding sequence ATGAGCAATGCGATCGAGGGCGCAACCCCGGGTTTCCTGGTCTGGCGTCTGTCCATGAAGTGGCGGGTGGCCATCGACCGCGCGCTGACACCGCTCGGCCTGACGCACGCGCAGTATTCGCTGGTCGCCTCCCTGCAAGGCATGGAGCATGCGGGGCTGCGGCCGAGTCAGCGGGCGCTGGCGGACCACACCGGACTCGAAGCGCTCTACGTCTCGAAGCTGGCCCGCGCCCTGGAGGCAGCGGGCCTGGTCGAACGGACCACCGACCCCTCGGACAGCAGGGCCGTCCGGCTCTCACTGACCGAGGAGGGCCGCGTGACGACGGAGCGCGCGGTCGCGGTGGTGCGGGAGCTCGTCAACGGGCTGCTCGCACCCCTCGGCGGTCTCGGCGGCCAGGGCACCGAGGCGTTCACCGAGGCACTGACGGCCCTGCTCGACGTGCCGGTCCCCCCAGCCACCGCTTCCCGCGAGGAGTCATCATGA